The following are encoded in a window of Oreochromis aureus strain Israel breed Guangdong linkage group 10, ZZ_aureus, whole genome shotgun sequence genomic DNA:
- the thoc2 gene encoding THO complex subunit 2 isoform X2 gives MATLTLPGEWIKNWEKSGKHEFVQLCKDLTEKADHGSEIKDIQTALYELCWQVVQGNLKLDLVTSVLGDMMELREDMPSVLADVFSILDLETSALEEKNKRDHYTQLVGACLFFVPEAILKERLDPETLESLGLIKQAHQFNQKIVKIKTKLFYKQQKFNLLREENEGYAKLITELGQDLSGNITSHIVLESIKSLIGCFNLDPNRVLDIILEVYESRSDQDEFFLSLIKSYMCEPLTLCHILGFKFKFYQEPNEETPKSLYHIAAALLHYNLIELEDLYVHLMPLDAAIIEEHKRDISEAKQIARKLVMVVLPSEKSEDKEKDKEKEEEKNDKPPDNQKLGLLEALLRIGDWHHAQSIMDQMPSFYATSHKAIALALCQLVHLTVEPLYRRAGVPKGARGCVMHPLRSKRAPQPAESFEDLRRDTFSMLCYLGPHLSHEPILFAKIVRLGKAFMKEYQSDNRPEVKDKMDTLLSCFLSIADQVLLPSLSLMECNACMSEELWGLFKLFPYQHRYRLYGQWKNETYSSHPLLVKVKAQTVDRAKYIMKRLTKENVKQSGRQIGKLSHSNPTILFDYILSQIQWYDNLISPVVDSLKYLTSLNYDVLAYCIIEALANPEKEKMKHDDTTISSWLQSLASLCGAVFRKYPIELAGLLQYVTNQLKAGKSFDLLILKEVVQKMAGIEITDEMTSEQLEAMTGGEQLKAEGGYFGQIRNTKKSSQRLKEVLLDHELALPLCLLMAQQRNGVVFLEGGEKHLKLVGHLYDQCHDTLVQFGGFLASNLSTEDYIKRVPSIDILCNQFHTPHDAAFFLSRPMYAHQILSKYDELKKAEKGNRQQQKVHKYVAACEQVMTPVHEAVVSLHPARVWDDLRPQFYATFWSLTMYDLAVPHAAYEREVNKLKAQIKQIEENPEIPLNKKKKEKERCTALQEKLQEEEKKQLEHVQRVLHRLKLEKDNWLLAKSTKNETITKFLQLCLFPRCIFSSIDAVYCARFVELVHQQKTPNFCTLLCYDRVFSAIIYTVASCTENESHRYGRFLCCMLETVTRWHSDRAIYEKECANYPGFLTIFRATGFDGGNKADQLDYENFRHVVHKWHYMLTKASVHCLETGDYTHIRNILIVLTKILPCYPKVLNLGQALECRVHKICLEEKDKRPDLYALAMGYSGRLKSQKVHMVPENEFHHKEQPARSATPASQQNGPGSTGKPATSTSKTEEGTSEDGDRAKDKSQGTTKPVNKANSAAAKVTTSNGNGALNSTKAVKERDDKEKSGKEKKEKKEKTPGSTPEAKAENRREKQRDERAGKEERVVREGKEKTPKADREKVKPEEKSGKDDKVKAGNGEPMEPSRERDAVKEAKSKEKGDRSAVAGSLKSPGPRSESAESERDHKRRKLDSHASPSHSSSVKDNSIEPKESTSKHHMNFNSVARSKSREREMEKKDSENTQGRSKEKKEERKERKRDHAVNDRETSQEAKRRKDENGTNASKNSKSTSPSCDSPLSAEKEKSKRSKSSSKEKADSVKPERTSSGGKKESRHDKEKSEKKEKRDSSGGKEEKKQYP, from the exons ttTTTTGTCCCTGAAGCCATTCTGAAAGAGAGGCTGGATCCAGAAACTCTTGAGTCCCTTGGACTTATAAAACAAGCCCATCAGTTCaatcagaaaattgttaaaatcAAGACTAAACTATT ttacAAGCAGCAAAAGTTTAACCTGCTAAGAGAGGAGAACGAGGGCTACGCCAAACTAATCACTGAGCTAGGCCAAGACCTGTCGGGGAATATTACCAGCCATATTGTTCTGGAGAGCATCAAATCCCTCATAG GATGTTTCAACCTAGACCCCAACCGAGTATTGGACATAATTCTGGAGGTGTATGAGAGTCGATCTGACCAAGATGAGTTCTTCCTGTCCCTCATCAAGTCTTACATGTGTGAGCCTCTCACCCTTTGCCACATCCTGGGCTTTAAGTTCAAATTCTACCAG GAGCCCAATGAGGAAACCCCAAAGTCACTTTACCATATTGCTGCTGCTCTCCTTCACTATAACCTGATAGAGCTGGAAGATCTTTACGTACAT CTTATGCCACTAGATGCCGCCATCATAGAGGAGCACAAACGAGACATCTCAGAGGCAAAGCAGATAGCTCGCAAGCTGGTCATGGTTGTGTTGCCCTCTGAGAAAAGTGAGGACAAAGAAAAGGACaaagagaaggaagaggagaaaaatgaCAAG CCACCTGATAACCAGAAGCTTGGTCTGTTGGAAGCGCTGCTCAGGATCGGAGACTGGCACCATGCCCAGAGTATTATGGACCAGATGCCTTCCTTCTATGCCACTTCTCACAAGGCCATCGCGCTGGCACTCTGCCAGCTTGTGCACCTGACTGTGGAGCCTCTTTACAGAAG GGCTGGTGTTCCTAAAGGGGCAAGAGGATGTGTAATGCACCCACTAAGGAGCAAGCGGGCCCCTCAGCCTGCAGAGAGCTTTGAGGACCTAAGGAGGGACACATTCAGCATGCTCTGCTACCTGGGCCCTCACCTCTCCCATGAACCTATTCTCTTTGCCAAGATTGTGCGTCTTGGCAAGGCATTCATGAAAGAG tACCAAAGTGATAACAGACCTGAGGTGAAAGACAAAATG GACACACTGTTGAGCTGTTTCCTGAGTATTGCAGACCAGGTGCTACTCCCGTCACTCTCTCTGATGGAGTGCAATGCTTGCATGTCTGAGGAGCTGTGGGGTCTCTTCAAACTCTTTCCCTACCAACATAG GTATCGGTTATATGGGCAATGGAAGAATGAGACATATTCCAGCCATCCGTTATTGGTTAAAGTCAAAGCTCAGACCGTGGATAGGGCCAAATACATCATGAA GCGGTTGACCAAAGAGAACGTGAAACAATCTGGAAGGCAGATTGGAAAACTGAGCCATAGTAATCCCACCATCCTCTTTGATTAT ATCCTGTCTCAGATCCAATGGTACGACAACCTCATCAGCCCCGTGGTCGACTCTCTGAAATACCTCACATCCCTCAACTACGATGTCTTGGCCT ATTGCATAATTGAGGCTCTGGCCAATCCTGAGAAGGAGAAGATGAAGCACGATGACACTACCATCTCCTCGTGGCTTCAGA GCCTGGCAAGTCTGTGTGGAGCTGTGTTCAGAAAGTACCCGATTGAGCTGGCTGGCCTCCTTCAATATGTCACCAATCAACTGAAAGCAGGGAAAAG TTTTGACCTGTTGATCTTGAAAGAAGTGGTGCAGAAAATGGCTGGCATTGAGATCACCGATGAGATGACCTCGGAACAGTTAGAAGCCATGACTGGAGGCGAGCAACTCAAAGCCGAG GGTGGATACTTCGGCCAGATCAGAAACACTAAAAAGTCCTCTCAACGTCTGAAGGAGGTGCTTCTGGATCACGAACTAGCACTACCGTTGTGTTTACTCATGGCCCAGCAACGAAATGGCGTGGTTTTCTTGGAGGGTGGAGAGAAACATCTTAAACTTGTTGGACATCTGTATGACCAG TGTCATGACACATTAGTGCAGTTTGGTGGTTTTCTGGCCTCCAACCTCAGCACGGAGGACTACATCAAGCGGGTTCCCTCTATTGACATCCTTTGTAATCAGTTTCACACTCCACATGACGCTGCGTTCTTCTTGTCTCGGCCAATGTACGCCCATCAGATACTG TCTAAGTATGATGAGTTGAAGAAGGCAGAAAAAGGTAATCGGCAGCAGCAGAAGGTGCACAAGTATGTGGCGGCCTGCGAACAGGTGATGACACCGGTACATGAGGCTGTAGTATCGCTCCATCCAGCCAGGGTCTGGGATGATCTCCGTCCTCAGTTCTACGCCACCTTCTGGTCCCTCACCATGTACGACTTGGCCGTGCCACATGCTGCCTACGAGCGTGAGGTCAATAAGCTCAAGGCGCAGATCAAGCAAATCGAGGAGAACCCTGAGATA CCCttgaataagaaaaagaaggagaaggaacgctgcactgcactgcaggaaaaactacaggaggaggagaagaagcagCTGGAGCATGTCCAAAGAGTTCTACACCGCCTCAAACTGGAGAAAGACAACTGGTTATTGGCCA AATCCACAAAAAATGAGACCATAACAAAGTTCCTGCAGCTCTGCCTGTTCCCTCGCTGCATCTTCTCATCCATCGACGCGGTGTACTGTGCCCGATTCGTTGAGCTTGTCCATCAGCAGAAGACTCCCAACTTCTGCACCCTACTGTGCTACGACAGG GTGTTCTCTGCTATCATTTATACTGTGGCCAGTTGTACAGAGAATGAGTCTCACCGCTATGGACGCTTCCTCTGCTGCATGTTGGAGACGGTGACCCGCTGGCACAGCGACCGTGCCATCTATGAGAAG GAGTGTGCCAATTATCCCGGCTTCCTCACCATCTTCAGAGCCACAGGCTTTGAtggaggaaacaaagcagatCAGCTAGATTATGAAAACTTCCGCCATGTGGTTCATAAATGGCATTACATGCTGACTAAA GCATCCGTTCACTGCTTGGAAACAGGAGATTACACCCACATCAGGAACATTTTAATAGTACTTACCAAGATCCTGCCCTGCTACCCGAAGGTCCTGAACCTGGGCCAAGCACTAGAGTGCCGTGTCCACAAGATCTGCCTTGAAGAGAAGGATAAGCGACCAGACCTCTATGCCTTAGCAATGGG TTATTCAGGTCGCTTGAAAAGCCAGAAGGTGCACATGGTCCCTGAGAATGAGTTTCACCACAAAGAGCAGCCAGCACGCAGCGCCACACCTGCCAGTCAACAGAACGGCCCCGGCAGCACAGGCAAGCCTGCCACTAGCACAAGCAAGACCGAGGAGGGGACTTCAGAGGACGGTG ATCGGGCCAAGGATAAATCTCAGGGGACCACAAAGCCAGTGAACAAAGCCAACAGTGCAGCAGCCAAAGTGACCACCAGCAATGGCAACGGTGCTCTCAACAG CACCAAAGCCGTTAAAGAACGGGACGACAAAGAGAAGAGTgggaaggagaaaaaagagaaaaaagaaaagacacccGGCAGCACACCAGAGGCAAAGGCGGAGAACCGTCGGGAAAAGCAGAGAGACGAGAGGGCAGGGAAAGAGGAGCGGGTGGTGCGAGAGGGTAAGGAGAAGACCCCGAAGGCAGACAGGGAGAAAGTGAAGCCAGAGGAGAAGAGTGGAAAAGACGACAAGGTCAAAGCCGGGAACGGGGAGCCCATGGAACCGTCCAGGGAGCGTGATGCTGTCAAGGAGGCCAAGAGCAAGGAGAAAGGAGACAGGAGTGCTGTGGCCGGGTCCCTCAAGTCACCAGGTCCCAGATCTGAGTCTGCTGAATCTGAGAGGG ATCACAAAAGACGAAAGCTCGACAGTCACGCTTCCCCGTCCCACTCCTCGTCTGTTAAG GACAATAGCATCGAACCCAAGGAGTCCACATCCAAG CACCACATGAACTTCAATTCAGTTGCCCGGTCCaagagcagagagagggagatggagaagaAAGACTCAGAGAACACACAAGGCCGAtccaaagagaagaaagaagagcGGAAAGAGCGAAAAAGA GACCACGCTGTCAACGACCGTGAGACGAGCCAAGAAGCCAAACGCAGAAAGGATGAGAATGGGACCA ATGCCTCCAAAAACAGCAAGAGCACAAGTCCTTCCTGTGACTCCCCGCTGTCGGCCGAGAAAGAGAAGAGCAAAAGATCCAAATCATCTAGTAAAGAGAAGGCCGACTCTGTGAAACCCGAGCGGACGTCCTCTGGCGGCAAGAAG GAGTCCAGACATGACAAAGAGAAGtctgaaaagaaagagaagagggaCAGCAGTGGaggaaaggaagagaaaaagCAATATCCTTAA
- the thoc2 gene encoding THO complex subunit 2 isoform X1, whose protein sequence is MATLTLPGEWIKNWEKSGKHEFVQLCKDLTEKADHGSEIKDIQTALYELCWQVVQGNLKLDLVTSVLGDMMELREDMPSVLADVFSILDLETSALEEKNKRDHYTQLVGACLFFVPEAILKERLDPETLESLGLIKQAHQFNQKIVKIKTKLFYKQQKFNLLREENEGYAKLITELGQDLSGNITSHIVLESIKSLIGCFNLDPNRVLDIILEVYESRSDQDEFFLSLIKSYMCEPLTLCHILGFKFKFYQEPNEETPKSLYHIAAALLHYNLIELEDLYVHLMPLDAAIIEEHKRDISEAKQIARKLVMVVLPSEKSEDKEKDKEKEEEKNDKPPDNQKLGLLEALLRIGDWHHAQSIMDQMPSFYATSHKAIALALCQLVHLTVEPLYRRAGVPKGARGCVMHPLRSKRAPQPAESFEDLRRDTFSMLCYLGPHLSHEPILFAKIVRLGKAFMKEYQSDNRPEVKDKMDTLLSCFLSIADQVLLPSLSLMECNACMSEELWGLFKLFPYQHRYRLYGQWKNETYSSHPLLVKVKAQTVDRAKYIMKRLTKENVKQSGRQIGKLSHSNPTILFDYILSQIQWYDNLISPVVDSLKYLTSLNYDVLAYCIIEALANPEKEKMKHDDTTISSWLQSLASLCGAVFRKYPIELAGLLQYVTNQLKAGKSFDLLILKEVVQKMAGIEITDEMTSEQLEAMTGGEQLKAEGGYFGQIRNTKKSSQRLKEVLLDHELALPLCLLMAQQRNGVVFLEGGEKHLKLVGHLYDQCHDTLVQFGGFLASNLSTEDYIKRVPSIDILCNQFHTPHDAAFFLSRPMYAHQILSKYDELKKAEKGNRQQQKVHKYVAACEQVMTPVHEAVVSLHPARVWDDLRPQFYATFWSLTMYDLAVPHAAYEREVNKLKAQIKQIEENPEIPLNKKKKEKERCTALQEKLQEEEKKQLEHVQRVLHRLKLEKDNWLLAKSTKNETITKFLQLCLFPRCIFSSIDAVYCARFVELVHQQKTPNFCTLLCYDRVFSAIIYTVASCTENESHRYGRFLCCMLETVTRWHSDRAIYEKECANYPGFLTIFRATGFDGGNKADQLDYENFRHVVHKWHYMLTKASVHCLETGDYTHIRNILIVLTKILPCYPKVLNLGQALECRVHKICLEEKDKRPDLYALAMGYSGRLKSQKVHMVPENEFHHKEQPARSATPASQQNGPGSTGKPATSTSKTEEGTSEDGDRAKDKSQGTTKPVNKANSAAAKVTTSNGNGALNSTKAVKERDDKEKSGKEKKEKKEKTPGSTPEAKAENRREKQRDERAGKEERVVREGKEKTPKADREKVKPEEKSGKDDKVKAGNGEPMEPSRERDAVKEAKSKEKGDRSAVAGSLKSPGPRSESAESERDHKRRKLDSHASPSHSSSVKDNSIEPKESTSKHHMNFNSVARSKSREREMEKKDSENTQGRSKEKKEERKERKRDHAVNDRETSQEAKRRKDENGTNASKNSKSTSPSCDSPLSAEKEKSKRSKSSSKEKADSVKPERTSSGGKKESRHDKEKSEKKEKRDSSGGKEEKKHHKSSDKHR, encoded by the exons ttTTTTGTCCCTGAAGCCATTCTGAAAGAGAGGCTGGATCCAGAAACTCTTGAGTCCCTTGGACTTATAAAACAAGCCCATCAGTTCaatcagaaaattgttaaaatcAAGACTAAACTATT ttacAAGCAGCAAAAGTTTAACCTGCTAAGAGAGGAGAACGAGGGCTACGCCAAACTAATCACTGAGCTAGGCCAAGACCTGTCGGGGAATATTACCAGCCATATTGTTCTGGAGAGCATCAAATCCCTCATAG GATGTTTCAACCTAGACCCCAACCGAGTATTGGACATAATTCTGGAGGTGTATGAGAGTCGATCTGACCAAGATGAGTTCTTCCTGTCCCTCATCAAGTCTTACATGTGTGAGCCTCTCACCCTTTGCCACATCCTGGGCTTTAAGTTCAAATTCTACCAG GAGCCCAATGAGGAAACCCCAAAGTCACTTTACCATATTGCTGCTGCTCTCCTTCACTATAACCTGATAGAGCTGGAAGATCTTTACGTACAT CTTATGCCACTAGATGCCGCCATCATAGAGGAGCACAAACGAGACATCTCAGAGGCAAAGCAGATAGCTCGCAAGCTGGTCATGGTTGTGTTGCCCTCTGAGAAAAGTGAGGACAAAGAAAAGGACaaagagaaggaagaggagaaaaatgaCAAG CCACCTGATAACCAGAAGCTTGGTCTGTTGGAAGCGCTGCTCAGGATCGGAGACTGGCACCATGCCCAGAGTATTATGGACCAGATGCCTTCCTTCTATGCCACTTCTCACAAGGCCATCGCGCTGGCACTCTGCCAGCTTGTGCACCTGACTGTGGAGCCTCTTTACAGAAG GGCTGGTGTTCCTAAAGGGGCAAGAGGATGTGTAATGCACCCACTAAGGAGCAAGCGGGCCCCTCAGCCTGCAGAGAGCTTTGAGGACCTAAGGAGGGACACATTCAGCATGCTCTGCTACCTGGGCCCTCACCTCTCCCATGAACCTATTCTCTTTGCCAAGATTGTGCGTCTTGGCAAGGCATTCATGAAAGAG tACCAAAGTGATAACAGACCTGAGGTGAAAGACAAAATG GACACACTGTTGAGCTGTTTCCTGAGTATTGCAGACCAGGTGCTACTCCCGTCACTCTCTCTGATGGAGTGCAATGCTTGCATGTCTGAGGAGCTGTGGGGTCTCTTCAAACTCTTTCCCTACCAACATAG GTATCGGTTATATGGGCAATGGAAGAATGAGACATATTCCAGCCATCCGTTATTGGTTAAAGTCAAAGCTCAGACCGTGGATAGGGCCAAATACATCATGAA GCGGTTGACCAAAGAGAACGTGAAACAATCTGGAAGGCAGATTGGAAAACTGAGCCATAGTAATCCCACCATCCTCTTTGATTAT ATCCTGTCTCAGATCCAATGGTACGACAACCTCATCAGCCCCGTGGTCGACTCTCTGAAATACCTCACATCCCTCAACTACGATGTCTTGGCCT ATTGCATAATTGAGGCTCTGGCCAATCCTGAGAAGGAGAAGATGAAGCACGATGACACTACCATCTCCTCGTGGCTTCAGA GCCTGGCAAGTCTGTGTGGAGCTGTGTTCAGAAAGTACCCGATTGAGCTGGCTGGCCTCCTTCAATATGTCACCAATCAACTGAAAGCAGGGAAAAG TTTTGACCTGTTGATCTTGAAAGAAGTGGTGCAGAAAATGGCTGGCATTGAGATCACCGATGAGATGACCTCGGAACAGTTAGAAGCCATGACTGGAGGCGAGCAACTCAAAGCCGAG GGTGGATACTTCGGCCAGATCAGAAACACTAAAAAGTCCTCTCAACGTCTGAAGGAGGTGCTTCTGGATCACGAACTAGCACTACCGTTGTGTTTACTCATGGCCCAGCAACGAAATGGCGTGGTTTTCTTGGAGGGTGGAGAGAAACATCTTAAACTTGTTGGACATCTGTATGACCAG TGTCATGACACATTAGTGCAGTTTGGTGGTTTTCTGGCCTCCAACCTCAGCACGGAGGACTACATCAAGCGGGTTCCCTCTATTGACATCCTTTGTAATCAGTTTCACACTCCACATGACGCTGCGTTCTTCTTGTCTCGGCCAATGTACGCCCATCAGATACTG TCTAAGTATGATGAGTTGAAGAAGGCAGAAAAAGGTAATCGGCAGCAGCAGAAGGTGCACAAGTATGTGGCGGCCTGCGAACAGGTGATGACACCGGTACATGAGGCTGTAGTATCGCTCCATCCAGCCAGGGTCTGGGATGATCTCCGTCCTCAGTTCTACGCCACCTTCTGGTCCCTCACCATGTACGACTTGGCCGTGCCACATGCTGCCTACGAGCGTGAGGTCAATAAGCTCAAGGCGCAGATCAAGCAAATCGAGGAGAACCCTGAGATA CCCttgaataagaaaaagaaggagaaggaacgctgcactgcactgcaggaaaaactacaggaggaggagaagaagcagCTGGAGCATGTCCAAAGAGTTCTACACCGCCTCAAACTGGAGAAAGACAACTGGTTATTGGCCA AATCCACAAAAAATGAGACCATAACAAAGTTCCTGCAGCTCTGCCTGTTCCCTCGCTGCATCTTCTCATCCATCGACGCGGTGTACTGTGCCCGATTCGTTGAGCTTGTCCATCAGCAGAAGACTCCCAACTTCTGCACCCTACTGTGCTACGACAGG GTGTTCTCTGCTATCATTTATACTGTGGCCAGTTGTACAGAGAATGAGTCTCACCGCTATGGACGCTTCCTCTGCTGCATGTTGGAGACGGTGACCCGCTGGCACAGCGACCGTGCCATCTATGAGAAG GAGTGTGCCAATTATCCCGGCTTCCTCACCATCTTCAGAGCCACAGGCTTTGAtggaggaaacaaagcagatCAGCTAGATTATGAAAACTTCCGCCATGTGGTTCATAAATGGCATTACATGCTGACTAAA GCATCCGTTCACTGCTTGGAAACAGGAGATTACACCCACATCAGGAACATTTTAATAGTACTTACCAAGATCCTGCCCTGCTACCCGAAGGTCCTGAACCTGGGCCAAGCACTAGAGTGCCGTGTCCACAAGATCTGCCTTGAAGAGAAGGATAAGCGACCAGACCTCTATGCCTTAGCAATGGG TTATTCAGGTCGCTTGAAAAGCCAGAAGGTGCACATGGTCCCTGAGAATGAGTTTCACCACAAAGAGCAGCCAGCACGCAGCGCCACACCTGCCAGTCAACAGAACGGCCCCGGCAGCACAGGCAAGCCTGCCACTAGCACAAGCAAGACCGAGGAGGGGACTTCAGAGGACGGTG ATCGGGCCAAGGATAAATCTCAGGGGACCACAAAGCCAGTGAACAAAGCCAACAGTGCAGCAGCCAAAGTGACCACCAGCAATGGCAACGGTGCTCTCAACAG CACCAAAGCCGTTAAAGAACGGGACGACAAAGAGAAGAGTgggaaggagaaaaaagagaaaaaagaaaagacacccGGCAGCACACCAGAGGCAAAGGCGGAGAACCGTCGGGAAAAGCAGAGAGACGAGAGGGCAGGGAAAGAGGAGCGGGTGGTGCGAGAGGGTAAGGAGAAGACCCCGAAGGCAGACAGGGAGAAAGTGAAGCCAGAGGAGAAGAGTGGAAAAGACGACAAGGTCAAAGCCGGGAACGGGGAGCCCATGGAACCGTCCAGGGAGCGTGATGCTGTCAAGGAGGCCAAGAGCAAGGAGAAAGGAGACAGGAGTGCTGTGGCCGGGTCCCTCAAGTCACCAGGTCCCAGATCTGAGTCTGCTGAATCTGAGAGGG ATCACAAAAGACGAAAGCTCGACAGTCACGCTTCCCCGTCCCACTCCTCGTCTGTTAAG GACAATAGCATCGAACCCAAGGAGTCCACATCCAAG CACCACATGAACTTCAATTCAGTTGCCCGGTCCaagagcagagagagggagatggagaagaAAGACTCAGAGAACACACAAGGCCGAtccaaagagaagaaagaagagcGGAAAGAGCGAAAAAGA GACCACGCTGTCAACGACCGTGAGACGAGCCAAGAAGCCAAACGCAGAAAGGATGAGAATGGGACCA ATGCCTCCAAAAACAGCAAGAGCACAAGTCCTTCCTGTGACTCCCCGCTGTCGGCCGAGAAAGAGAAGAGCAAAAGATCCAAATCATCTAGTAAAGAGAAGGCCGACTCTGTGAAACCCGAGCGGACGTCCTCTGGCGGCAAGAAG GAGTCCAGACATGACAAAGAGAAGtctgaaaagaaagagaagagggaCAGCAGTGGaggaaaggaagagaaaaagCA TCATAAATCCTCTGACAAGCACAGATAA